One stretch of Rhodoferax lithotrophicus DNA includes these proteins:
- a CDS encoding PP2C family protein-serine/threonine phosphatase has translation MKTKGYRLNAATGIHKGDRDYQQDQVTLLSHPRAKGCILAVLADGMGGRSGGRKASDQVMLTAQQLFERYSPETDDPIATLKQLVLEAHTVIKLTAISSEEEPHSTVATYLINPGGDCYWAHAGDSRIYHFHGNQLVKRTLDHSYVQTLVNRGELTAEEANFHPQSNILTGCLGTDDEPKIDTHFITRMKIGDSLMACSDGVWHYFNETELGSVLLSLSPREASEFLIDKARSRAKGSGDNLSLVIVKFDPLLR, from the coding sequence ATGAAAACCAAGGGTTACCGGCTGAATGCAGCCACAGGTATTCACAAAGGTGACCGGGACTATCAGCAAGACCAGGTGACATTGCTCAGTCATCCACGAGCCAAAGGATGTATCCTGGCAGTATTGGCGGATGGCATGGGTGGCCGTAGTGGGGGGCGAAAAGCTTCTGACCAAGTTATGCTGACGGCTCAACAATTATTTGAACGTTACTCACCCGAAACAGACGACCCCATTGCAACACTTAAGCAACTGGTGTTGGAAGCACATACTGTCATTAAGCTCACGGCCATCTCTTCCGAAGAGGAACCCCATAGCACGGTTGCAACCTATTTGATCAACCCTGGTGGCGATTGTTATTGGGCGCACGCCGGAGACTCTCGTATTTATCATTTTCATGGAAACCAATTAGTCAAACGCACATTGGATCACTCTTATGTTCAAACGCTGGTTAACCGTGGTGAACTGACAGCAGAAGAGGCCAACTTTCACCCGCAATCCAACATTTTGACGGGGTGTCTGGGTACGGATGATGAGCCCAAAATTGATACCCACTTTATTACTCGCATGAAGATAGGAGACTCTCTGATGGCGTGTAGTGATGGGGTTTGGCACTACTTTAATGAAACAGAGCTAGGCTCCGTGCTGCTCTCACTTTCGCCACGTGAGGCCAGCGAGTTTTTAATCGACAAAGCCCGGTCACGAGCCAAAGGAAGCGGGGACAACCTGTCTTTGGTTATCGTCAAGTTTGATCCCTTGCTGAGATGA
- a CDS encoding outer membrane protein assembly factor BamD — protein MPSFKLSVVYACVLACGALLNGCSSTPKDPTTGWSPNKIYAEAKDELNTGAYDKAVPLFEKLEGRAAGTPLAQQAQIDKAYAHYKAGEPALAIATLDRFMKLHPASPAIDYALYLKGIINFNDDLGMFSGLTRQDLAERDQKAAKDSFESFKELVTRFPDSRYAPDASSRMNYIVNSLAQSEVHVARYYFQRGAYLAAINRAQTAVRDYSGVPAQEEALFIMVKSYDALGMSDLRDDSQRILTKNYPQTHYLSQGFKSRNDPWWKIW, from the coding sequence ATGCCAAGTTTTAAATTATCCGTTGTATACGCCTGTGTGTTGGCATGTGGGGCTTTATTAAATGGTTGCTCTTCCACGCCCAAGGACCCCACCACTGGCTGGAGCCCGAATAAAATTTATGCAGAGGCTAAAGACGAGCTCAACACGGGTGCCTATGACAAGGCTGTTCCTTTATTTGAAAAACTTGAAGGTAGAGCAGCAGGTACCCCGCTTGCGCAACAAGCTCAAATAGACAAGGCGTATGCACACTACAAAGCTGGTGAGCCGGCTCTTGCCATTGCAACACTTGATCGATTCATGAAGTTGCATCCTGCAAGCCCAGCTATCGATTACGCCCTGTACCTTAAAGGCATCATCAATTTCAACGATGACTTAGGTATGTTTTCAGGTTTAACGCGACAGGATTTAGCTGAACGTGACCAAAAAGCGGCTAAGGATTCATTTGAATCTTTCAAGGAACTGGTGACTCGGTTTCCCGATTCCCGCTATGCACCAGATGCTTCATCGCGAATGAATTACATCGTCAATTCACTGGCTCAGTCTGAAGTTCACGTTGCACGCTACTATTTTCAACGTGGTGCATATCTGGCAGCCATCAACCGGGCGCAAACTGCCGTTCGTGACTATTCTGGGGTTCCCGCACAAGAGGAAGCGTTGTTCATTATGGTCAAGTCGTACGATGCACTGGGCATGAGTGATTTGCGTGACGACTCGCAACGCATCCTGACGAAAAATTACCCCCAAACCCACTATCTTTCACAGGGCTTCAAATCTAGAAATGATCCCTGGTGGAAGATCTGGTGA
- the zapE gene encoding cell division protein ZapE, giving the protein MTVRKIYQDELAARGYSADPAQLRAVQVLESCAREWSKYREQRSNVIKKLINRPPIPRGVYMYGGVGRGKSFLMDCFFSAVPLKRKTRLHFHEFMREVHRELANLQGTVNPLDRLAKRIAEKYRLICFDEFHVSDITDAMILNRLLNALFAEGVGLVTTSNFKPDDLYLHGLNRDRFLPAIALLKKHFHVINVDNGTDYRGQTLAQLELYHTPLGETSEAAMKDAFERLAESQDEDPVLQIEARKIYALRKAGGLVWFDFKALCGGPRSQNDYLEIATQFHTVLLSNVPQMAPRMSSEARRFTWLIDVLYDRRVKLIMSAEVSAPLLYTEGLMANEFVRTVSRIHEMQSAEFLALDRRDVDTSLST; this is encoded by the coding sequence GTGACAGTTCGAAAAATCTACCAGGATGAGCTTGCAGCTCGCGGTTACAGTGCTGACCCAGCGCAGTTGCGAGCGGTGCAGGTTCTGGAGAGCTGCGCGCGAGAATGGTCAAAGTATCGTGAGCAACGTTCCAATGTCATCAAAAAGCTGATCAACCGTCCTCCTATACCGCGTGGCGTGTATATGTATGGCGGGGTAGGGCGGGGCAAGAGTTTTTTGATGGATTGTTTTTTCAGCGCGGTACCACTCAAGCGCAAAACACGCTTGCATTTTCATGAGTTTATGCGCGAGGTTCACCGTGAACTTGCCAATTTGCAAGGCACTGTCAATCCGCTGGATCGGTTGGCCAAGCGTATCGCTGAAAAGTACCGATTAATCTGTTTTGATGAGTTCCATGTATCGGATATAACCGATGCCATGATTTTGAACCGCTTGCTGAACGCTTTGTTTGCTGAAGGTGTGGGCTTGGTAACAACTTCCAATTTCAAGCCTGATGATTTATACCTCCATGGTTTGAATCGCGACCGATTTTTGCCTGCCATTGCATTATTGAAGAAGCATTTCCATGTGATCAATGTGGACAATGGAACAGACTATCGCGGCCAAACTCTGGCACAGCTGGAGTTGTATCACACCCCATTAGGGGAAACATCTGAAGCGGCCATGAAAGATGCATTTGAGCGTTTGGCTGAAAGTCAGGATGAAGATCCAGTGCTGCAGATCGAAGCTCGGAAAATTTATGCACTTCGCAAGGCTGGTGGTTTGGTGTGGTTTGATTTCAAAGCTTTGTGTGGTGGGCCTCGTTCCCAAAACGACTATCTGGAAATTGCCACGCAGTTTCACACTGTATTACTTAGCAATGTACCGCAAATGGCACCACGCATGTCCTCCGAGGCGCGGCGTTTTACTTGGTTGATTGACGTGCTCTATGATCGCAGGGTCAAATTGATCATGTCGGCCGAGGTGAGTGCCCCTCTGCTGTATACGGAGGGTTTGATGGCCAATGAATTTGTACGCACGGTGTCGCGCATTCATGAAATGCAGTCCGCTGAATTTTTGGCGCTTGACCGCAGAGATGTTGACACGAGCTTGTCGACATGA